A region of Ictalurus furcatus strain D&B chromosome 1, Billie_1.0, whole genome shotgun sequence DNA encodes the following proteins:
- the cebpd gene encoding CCAAT/enhancer-binding protein delta — protein sequence MCEPCSLDSECVSPPCYMSWQMEPTNFYDSKLTRDGKRPEDSTSMITTTTTTTTSSSSSVVELSNAPAMYDDESAIDFSAYIDSMSSAPSFELCNDELFADLFNSAVKQEKSDFYHQLSAFGASRDSGFAIKQEADWSDSDAPSSLPSQIETCAQTSVSIHTGQPTPPSTPEPSSASSSSSPLRRMLKSDKSKKSVDRLSPEYRQRRERNNIAVRKSRDKAKQRNLEMQQMLIEVSAENERLHKTVEQLTRELTSLRHIFKHRETTDNR from the coding sequence ATGTGCGAGCCGTGCAGCTTGGACTCTGAGTGCGTGTCTCCACCATGCTACATGAGCTGGCAGATGGAGCCTACGAACTTCTACGATAGTAAACTGACACGGGACGGAAAACGTCCCGAGGACAGCACGAGCATGATCACGACCACCACTACGACTACAacgagcagcagcagcagcgtggTGGAGCTGAGCAACGCGCCAGCCATGTACGACGACGAAAGCGCGATCGACTTCAGCGCCTACATCGACTCCATGTCGTCTGCGCCCAGCTTCGAGCTGTGCAACGACGAGCTGTTCGCCGACCTCTTCAACAGCGCGGTCAAGCAGGAGAAATCGGACTTCTACCACCAGCTCTCCGCGTTCGGAGCGTCCAGGGACTCGGGCTTCGCGATCAAGCAGGAAGCCGACTGGAGCGACAGCGACGCGCCGTCGTCCCTACCGTCGCAGATCGAGACGTGCGCGCAGACGTCGGTGAGCATCCACACGGGCCAGCCGACGCCCCCGAGCACGCCCGAGCCCTCGTCGGCCTCGTCGTCCTCGAGCCCTCTGCGCAGGATGCTCAAGAGCGACAAGAGCAAGAAATCAGTGGACAGGTTGAGCCCGGAATACCGGCAGCGCCGAGAGCGGAATAACATCGCCGTGCGCAAAAGCAGGGACAAGGCGAAGCAGCGCAATCTGGAAATGCAACAGATGCTGATTGAAGTGAGCGCCGAGAACGAGCGCCTGCACAAGACCGTGGAGCAGCTCACGCGCGAGCTCACGAGCCTCAGACACATCTTCAAACACCGCGAGACCACCGACAACCGGTGA